One genomic window of Conger conger chromosome 7, fConCon1.1, whole genome shotgun sequence includes the following:
- the LOC133133187 gene encoding non-histone chromosomal protein HMG-14A-like, translated as MPKRKTQGGEGEVKEEPQRRSARLLLKPSPQKAEVKPKKVAKKEKAVNDKKEDKKTKGKKKAEEETNEENHSENGEAKNDEVAEAPEEAEKEEEKPE; from the exons ATGCCCAAGAGAAAG ACACAAGGAGGTGAGGGAGAAGTAAAAGAAGAG CCCCAGAGAAGATCTGCAAGGTTATTGTTG AAACCATCACCCCAAAAGGCGGAAGTAAAACCCAAAAAGGTGGCAAAG AAGGAGAAAGCTGTGAACGACAAGAAGGAGGACAAAAAGACAAAGGGAAAGAAGAAGGCAGAGGAGGAGACTAATGAGGAGAACCACTCTGAAAATGGAGAGGCGAAGAATGATGAG GTGGCTGAGGCCCCAGAAGAAGcagagaaggaggaagaaaaaCCTGAGTAG